CGATCGGGATAGGATGCCTCGACCTGTGACATCAACGGCCCAACCCAAGGGCCTGACCCGATACCTTAGTGGCCCGACCCAACCACCAAAACTAAGATCGCAGCCACTGAACTCAAGTCTCGCCGCCCCCGACATAGACATCTAGATTACCGACACATGAGCTCGGGTCGTTGTGCCGTACACGGGAACCTGGTGTCACTGCCCAAGCTTTATTATCACTTCGGCGCCCGCTTGCTTCTAGGCTAGGGATATTGGTATAAGAATGTAATTTTCTTCGATAGAGATCAATGAAGTATGTTAAGGAGTGCTCTGGGACACTTCTTATACATTTAAATAaagattttttgttatttccatATCATATTGATCGTGTTATAGCTCTATTTGATATGATTAACAGGTTCCCGAGAATTTTTATTAGCACTAAcctttttatgatttaattttaGCAACATGCCATTTTTAAGCATAGAGAATAATATCACATCGCCCAAGAACAGCAAACGCTTAAAATGCTTTATCGGGCCACAACCAAGACAACTCTACTCGTTAAGCCCCCCTTCCTCGAGTCCTTCTGTATTCTTACACAATCCTTGTACCGGTGAGCTGAATGCACGAGTGGCTCGTTCGCGTTCATTCTCCATTGGCCCTCCTATTTACTTGCTGCATGAGAAACCGCCTAGCACACAAGCATTGTACCCTAGAGCCGGCTATCATACCCCATCGCAAACCAGTGACAAGTTTGGACACCGACGCGAGACACTGGAGTTGGGACCCAATGCCCGGATGCCGAATCCAACTCCAGAAGGTACTTGACAGCTGGACTCGAACTCCCCAACACTCAGACTCGAATTCCCCCCGAACTCAGGGGTCCGGATTGAGGCCTGGAAGGACCTGAAACAGGACCCCCAGTGCCCAAACTCAGGACCTCCAACCTGGAATCGAGACCATGACAGCCAGACTCGTATCATTAACAGCCAGACCCGGCTCACCATCGATGGGGCATGAGCCCTTCCTCTCAAAAATCCCTTTCTGTTCAGGACGCAGTCCAATTACAGACGGCACCACCCagtcggaaaaagaaaaaggaaaaaaaaaattagaggtaTGGCCAAAGTGACCATGAAGCATGCGAAATTATCTCCATTCTCGTACAATTTCGTAAATACACGTTCTTTTCCACAAATCTTTTATGGCACCAGCCCAAAATACAGTTTCAAGTcataaagaaagaaacagaaaactaCAGAGGATTGGGAAAGATATCGGATACCAGCAGAAAACAAGCAAAATATAGACTACAAAGCCCAACGAAACACCATTCAAAACATCATGCTGGTGCTGTACAAAACCCAAAACTGCTTCCCACAAGATCCAAAATTACAatatctcaaccgtccatttttCTTAGATCAGGTCTCAGAGGCAGCAGATACATTCCAATCATCAAATTCATCTTCAAGCTTGTACTTACTGAAGTGGCTGACCTTAAACTTCCACACTCCCTTGACAGGGTCATACGACACAAACTCAGCACCTTGATCCTCGGCCTTCTTCTTGAGCAGTTCCTTGTACTTCTCTGTTTTAGGCCCTTCTGTCCACTGTTGTCCAGTCTTCTTGTCGGAACACTTGATGTTAAGAAGTGTCACTTCAGCTGGCTTATTGAGACCTTGTCCAATAGGAGGTTTCTTGTTGTCATCCAAGTAAACAATCACCTCTCGGTTGTTAAACTGGACAATGGCTTCAAGATCAAGCCGTCGAACATCAGTCTCACCCATGAACTTGATACTTCCATAACCATGCCGCCCCACGACAAAGTCCTTGACACGGCGGCAGAAACCTGGCTCAGCCCTTTCCTTGGCAGCCAGCTCTTGGATTCGAGGTTCAGTGTAGTAATCAGAGTGACGAAGCTTGGGCATTAGTGCCTCAATGTCTGCACCATGCTCATACGCTATTGCAGCCTCACCAGCCCTGTGTCCATTGAGCGTCATCGAGGAGTCACCTTTCTGAACAGAGTGATCATCATGGACTCCATTTGATTTGTGGCTGCCTCTAATATGATCTGTTTGATCCTTCACACGACCGTTTTCATCTGGACCTCCTGTTGCTAGTTGGAAATAATAATTAAGTTAATCATGCAAGATCTTCGGATCTACAGTATAAATCATGTTGGTTTACATACTTCACGTCGTCTAATGAAACCAATTCTGCATATTTGCAAAACAGTAACATCCCTGTTATTGGAGTCGCCTTCGGGGAGACTACTTTGTCGTCCCGAATTACACTAAAGATCGTTAGAGAAAGTAGTATCAAACACAAACATGTCGGCTTTGTCAGGAGAAGCTTTTCATTACCAACAGGATAATATGTTAGGAGAAGctttttgtcccaattataccagcctagtaccaaaaaaaccctcaaaccttagcatatgtcccaattatatccttttttttttttttttggatctcctaaaaaacctccaaccgatacttttgtcccaattctatcatcgttagccttccgtccataatcaccattagttaatcctatgtggcattttcatgtAGTTAATAAATTACACCTCGGtaaagctgacatgaaaaaactcCCGAACTTATCTTCTGTAGTTTGTTTCCCCTACATATTGCCGGGAGATATAAAGTCACTCAATACGGCACGTTTCATATCCTTTTCGATACTTAGCAGCCCAAAAAAATGgttagacatggagatatttggactaaCAATCTAAAACCCTGTCGTCCCCGAAACCtactgtttctaaatttcgaagatttatTGGTAAGTTCAGCGATAAAActcgagccacgtaggattaactaatggtgattatggacggaagacagacggtggtagaattgggataaaagcaaaagttgaggatttttttatgagacaaaaaattttggatataattggaaaagatgctaaagttgaaggtttttttttgtattagaccggtagaattgggacaaaaataaaagttggaggttttttatgagacaaaaaaaaatttggatataattatcacaaatgttaaagttagatttttttttggggggtattAGGCCCTATTTAATCATATATAAACGTGTTAGTTCTTGTCAGAAATTAAATCATTTTGGAAGAGATATATAAAATCACTTTGTGAAGCACAAGAGGATGAAAAAGCAAATCATAACTGAGCATCTTATGATGAAAATGAGATGtcatcaaaagcaacaaaaatcaCCAGTTATCATTCGTCGAAGTTACAGAAATATACAGCAAGACCAAGACATAAGAACCTCACCGTTTTCCTGCCTGGGTCCAGATGTGTCCTTCAATGGAGATGGTTTCTCTGTGCGAGTTCTTGAAGGCCACTGCTCAGATGGACGGATAACCAGAGCCCTCGGATTTTCCCGAGGAATGAAAAGAGCATCAGCCTTTGGTGTGCTAGGTGTTTCTTCATCCTCACTAAAAAAGGGAACCTGGAATGGCAATACAAAAGTGAGGTTTTGATCATAGCACATCAGAAAAGAGTTATTGAGCAGAAAATGCATATTCCCAGTACTCTCTGGCCAAAGGGAGAACAGCTCTGATATTGTCCCATCACTAGATCAATGTTCTAGAATATGCAACAAGTATAGCACACATAAGTAAATCCATTTTCACCTTTGGCGCATCACTCTTAGGGTGGTATTTCCTTACAGGCAACCTAATCCGCCTTTGTGACAAATGTCGGGATGTTAATAAAGAGGATATACGGACAGAAGCAGGTTTTTCCACCACCTAGACAACAGGATTTAAAAGATTAATCAGTTTCTACACGGCACAagcttacccaaaaaaaaaaagcgcaaaATTAGCAACCAAATGGAAAGTAGTCTTCCATTTTGGAGAAACAAACGAAGAAATTCAAACAGGTGAACAAGCTTGTAATCGTCTCATGTAGCAAGATCATCTTCACTTACTGGCATGCTGGAAATTCCGTACTGAATAGAAGAACTAGTCCCAGTTCGACCAATTGATACTTGAGGCATGGCAGGAAGGGTTCCGAATGGATTAGTGACAGGAACTGGTTGCATTACGGCAGGGGTTAGGTTGGCCGACCTGTTGAGCATGGGCATGGCATCATTAATTAATTGCACAGTGCAAAATTCTCTCTTTACTGGCCAGTGAAGAGTAGTAAGCAAGCAACAAAAGAGTGAAAAGATAATACAACTAATATTAAAACACAGCTAGCGCCAAATTGGGTGAGGCAGACCCAATGCAGTTATACAAATAAAGCATGAGCATGGTGCAAAAGGACGCACAGATTTCCGAGATTGCTCTGGCCAAATATATTTTGGCTACCAAAACCACTGGTACCAGCTGACACCacagaaagaaataaaatcagcATAATAGACATACAAATTCATTTATTGACACCAAAAGAAAAGACACAGATAATTTAATAAACTCAAGTAACCTGTTTGTGTCTGACCCAAGTTGCCAAAACTAAAAGGACCGGTTGTTTGGGCGGGTTGAGATGGTTGAAAGGGAGTCGAGAAGGAGGGCTGCAGATACAACATCACATGTGATTAAAAGAGAAGAAGTAAAACTGTGTTAACTAAATATAGTAtcaaaaggaggagaagaactTAACAATTAtacaagaagaaataaaactGCAAAAAGCAGAAACTACACATATGATGCTGCaataaattttcatcaaaatcaacTTACAGTTATCTGACTGAATCCAGCTGGAGTTGTAGAAGGATGAAGAGAAGTACTTGGGAACATACTTCCCCCAAACCCACTAGCAGGCGTGCTGAACATGTTTGTTTGACCTAAGGAAGGAGTGGTTGTCTGACCAAAAGGAGATGGAGTCTGTCCAAAGAGAGGCGTGGTCTGTCCAAAAGTAGAAGTGCTCTGTCCAAAGGCAGAGCCAGCCTGGCCAAAGGATGGCGTAGTAGATGAATATAATGGGGAGGACTGAGAGGTAAAACCAGAGCCAAACGGAGTGCTCCCCATAGTTGGAGAACTAAAAAATGCTGGTGATGAACTGAAAGCAGAAGGGCCTGATGTAGAAAAAATGGATGGAGATGAACTGGCACCAAATGCAGGAGTTGTAGTTGATCCAAACAAGGAAGGTGCAGTTGACGCAGTTGAAGAACCAAAAAGTGAATTGCTAGGTGTACCCGAGGATCCAAACCCAGTACCGCTGAAGGGTTTAGAAGCAAAAGGATTGGAGGTTGTGTTGGAAGGAAAAGGAGATGATTGACTAAATGCCGGCGAAGGAGTTGAAGAAGGTGCGCCGAAGCCAATAGGACCAGCAGATTGACCAGCAGGATTTGGTCCACCTGAAAATTATGCCAGGTTAGCATACAGTCAATACGGCTAAAGCCAAAACTTATACAGAAAGAACAATATGAGGGCTGCACCTTTATCTCCTGCTTGATAATCCTCCCATCTAAGCTCCTCATGGCTCTTATCAACATATACGGGCATTGCCGATATTGACTCTAGCTTACCAGCTGATTGAGCCCCACTACTCTCAGCCTCAGTTGTCGGTGTGTAAGGAGAAACTCTACTTCCCCCACGCTGACCTCCAAAAGTTGATTGCCCAATTCCAAAAGGTGTTGTGGCCTGGGCACCTGCATGACAAGTAATGTGAGAAGACCAAATTCTTATAATGAGCCAGTACACTGCAGTAAAATTTTATTCATAAGCTATAATAGCAAGCTGTGACACAATATCTGGTAAACCAGCCTTTTTTCAGGCAGGCTTGATATTCAAGGTGGGTAATGGGAAGACAATAGTATCCAAAACATTCGTGAAGCAAAATCAACTCATTTTACAAGACTCACCAATCTGGGATCCAAAAGGGGGTGACGTAGTTCCAAATGGATTGCCACCAAATGCAGAGGTTGATTGGCCAAAAGCAGAAGAAGTGCCAAAACTAAAGGATGGACTACTAGAAGACCCAAAAGCAGGTGTACTTGAGGCACCAAAAGCTGGAGTACTTGAAGCACCAAAAGCTGGAGTACTGGAAGCACCAAAGGCTGGGGTACTTGGAGCACCAAAAGCCGGGGTATTTGATGCACCAAAAGCAGTGGTACTTGAAGCGCCAAATAAAGGAGTATTAGATGCGCCAAATGCAGGGTTACTAGAAGGTCCAAAAAGTGGGGTACTGGAAGTCCCAAAAGCTCCCCCAGTACCAAACCCTGGGGCGGTTGATGAGCCAAATGCAGTCCCTGTGCTACCAAATGTAGTGGTAGTTGAACCAAAGGCAGGGGTGCTTGTAGCACCAAAGGCAGGAGTGCTTGCTTGTCCAAAGGCAGAAGCAGTAGCTCCAAATGGAGGGGTACTAGCAGAACCAAAGGGTGGAGTGCTTGTACTGCCAAATGCTGACTGACTTGATGCGCCAAAGGCGGGGGAGGAACCAAAAGCATTGCTCCCAAATGCTGGCTGTGATGGCTGACTTGTGCTTCCAAAAGGACTCGTTTGAGGCGTCGAACCAAACCCACTAAAAGTAGGCTTTTGTCCAAAAGGAGAAGATCCTGTTAAAAAAGATGACTATTATTTCTCAGCTTGTAAGCcagaaaaatggagaaacaaCTGCATTTGAAcaatggaaagaaaaaggatCCAAATTTGACTACTGGTTCAGTAAGGACTATGACTCTTGAAGTACACAATAGCCAGGTGACTGAGTATTGGAATAAgaccaaagaaaagagaattgtGACTAAAATGCAAACTTCCAGTAAGGAAGAACAGAAGGATTATCAATTGGGAAGTAGACATTGATTGAATGAACCAGCTAAAGTACTATAGATCCCTCTGCAATCAATGCCACTTGCGATAACTAGCATCAGCAAACAGTAGGCAAGGTGCATGTGAAGCAGGCAGTGGAAactaaattcaaatttattttcgttAAGCTCAAGGCTAGCTACGGTTAGTTGCTCATCTATTCTAGAGATGAATTATCGTGAAAAAGTAACACAATCAGATTCGACATTCCCATTTAGACAAACTGTCCAGTACTCACAttggagaaaaggaaaacaaatccaTCTACAAATAATTTGCAATAGTCCAATTCTGACAACTCAACATTCTTCAAGGCAAAGCTTCGAAAAGAACCTTAtgcttcaataaaaaaatcaataagcaTTTCTTGCTCTTGAACACATTTAGGATTAACATTGTTCAATACTTTGCAAGCTTGAAGCGCTCATTTGTACTGaacaaattctctcctttttgaCTGATTTCCAACTTCCATGAAAGCATTAGCTAACATGGAGTTTGTACATTCCACATTGGGAATTTTTTTACCACTGCTTGAACAAtcacttttttaacttttgatcaaATGTCGTCACAACACAAATGAACATGAGAAAAGGTAGTTCAAAGCGCATCATATAACAAACATGAGAAACGGAAGTCATTTGGTAGGAGATATTTAGTGGGAATGACACAAATGGAAACTGTTCAACTTGCGTCTGAGGACCAGAACCTATAAATCTTGTCACATTCAGCGGGTTTAGCTATACATTTGCACCATCGTCCCATGCATCTAAGAATTTCGATCCTCATATCACTATATGTATGGCCACGTTTCAGGGGAATCACGAAAGCAAAAACCACATGCCCAAATCATCTTGGACAAGTTCTCATCATGATTGCGCTCATTTCACGCATAGGTACATAAGAAACACGCCTTCCCTCCTTAGACCCTTGAGTTTCCTTGAGCTTATGTGGCATTTTGCATTCCAAGAAGATCCTATGcactttaaatttaaaaaatacagcTGATTCAAATATGGCATCTCCAAACCCCTAGTGCACCTTTCTACAAAAGAAACATAATCTAAGGTCCTTGCATTTTGGCTTCTGCTGCACTTGAATAGAAGACCAACAACTATCACTTGCCTCTCAATTTtccaagcaaaaaaagaaaagaaaggaaagttatAGGATAAAATTCGACATACTCTTCAACTTGTCCCATAGCTATCAAAATCCAAATACAAATATTCTTCCCATATCAAAGAAACAATGAGCGCCCTATCAAATGCCTATGTGTAAGTTCACTTTCAGAGATTCCTCATGAtcaggagggaaataactgatCACTTACCACCAAAAGCTGAGGAAGAGCTTCCAAAAGTGGGTGTTGAAGTTCCAAAAGATGGTGAAGATGAAGCACCAAAGGCAGTCGCagtagaaaaattagaagagggTTGAGAAGCACCAAAAACCCCAGTTGAAGTTCCACCGAACATGGAGCTCCCCGTTTGAGTGCCAAAAGGGTTTGGGCTCCCAAAAGGTTTTGGGGCAAAAGGATTTGTTGGGTTACTTGCCTGCCCAAAGACTGATTGGGACCCAAAAGGACTGCTAGATGATTGCCCAAAAGCTGCAAAAAACATTCCAAATTAACATAAACAAAGAAGGTGACAGTAAAAGTAACACTTAAAACAAGACAAGCACATAATCCTTGTAGctaaagatgagagaaaatccagATCCAAATCTACCAACCGATACTAAAAAGTAGCATTTATGTAAAGAAACAGATACACATGGCCGAATAATAACAAGCAACAGACATTCAATGCTCTAGAAGAAGTATCTGACAATGCTATCTCAACAAGTAGGATTTTCATGTGTCCAGCGAGAAGTCATAGCAAATAAAATAGCACTGTCGCAACGATATGCTAAAGATGAATTGGATTAACCGAGAAAAGTTCATTtcgatcaaaaataaaaatgaaaataactgAGGAAAGTttatgaagaaaaaagaggTAAACACGCTGCTGGATACTCGAGGCATACATAAGAGAAAAGCACTTCAAAAAATTCATCAGACAACAAAAGGTTGGAAATCGGCAATATGTAAGTTAAGGAAAATGTCATAATCCATCACGCAAGGGAACTTTCACGAAACACAAACTGacgaaaaatccataaaaaaaaagaaggcagcACCATCGCAGGGAATAGGCATTGGCAACAAACAAAAGATTCAATAGTTCAATCAAGCAAGCCACCCTGCTGAAGAGACTAAAAATCTAGAGAAAATACTCACGGCTAGTTCCGCCAAACATCCTTGCTGTTATTCTCTAAACCGAACAACGCATAAGAACTTCAGGAATCCCCCAAGCCGGATCAGAAGCTGCAACATCATTCCGAAGAATCAGCAACCACAGAGACTACGAATTTTGGCCTACATATTCGCAACGACCACAGACTAGAGATTCTATAGCTACGTACGCAAAGCTAATCTTTAATGCCAATGCAGCAAAATAACAGCTGAGGCTGACACTAACGGAGCCTTCAGCACATCAACCCAACCGCCTACTCAACCTAGGAACACAGACCAGGAAGCAAAGAACGGCGACGAAGAATAGGGAATCGAAACCGGACGGCGCCAATCCTCGCGCGGGGAACGAGTGCGTTTCGGCGCCGATGAAGCTAGGGTTCATAACAACAAAAAGCAAATCGTCGGAAGCGACGAGAGGCGGGCGGAAGCGGGACGGCGAATTAGGGTTTCAGAGTACCTCGATCCGAGCTGGTGCAGTGTGGAAGGCGGAGAGAGACGGAGCGAGGCCTCGGAGCATCCAAAGGCAAAAGGACGGAGACGAGGAGTGAAGAGCGGAgcgggaggggaggggaggggagtgCGGGGATGGATCGTCTGCGTGAGAATGAACGGAAACTGGGAGATTAATAAGCGCGTGGTGCGACGATCCCTCGCTTGGCGCGTGGTCCAGAAGATGGGGATAAGTGAGAGCCTTCTTTCTGTTATAGATGTCGTGCAAATTACCTATTCCTATTTCTATTTGGGACATCGATTCCAAACTTGATGACAAATCAAAAGATATTTCCACAGAAAAATTCCGACAAATTATGTAGGTTGTCGTactgaaaaattaattatttttattctttattctcTTAAATACTCCTTAGTCCGTGCATAATATATGAAACAATTATACGAAGAAGTATATCTGTAGAACAACAAATGCATCCATCGAATAATAACCTTCTGAATAATAGCCTTTGTTGATCTAAAAAATAATCGAAATGGAAActataaaaagagagagagagaactactggaaaaaggaaaactactggaaatttttgtaattgtttccactctttccctatatatatatggcCAAGTCATTTATGCCACAATGCATAAGATTGTAAGTCTTttgaaatcaaatatttttagcTGTATAAGTGACGTATATACCTTTGGGAGTTAAACACAATCTGTACAATCCATTGGATATATTGCAGCACCCAACCTTATTTGACTTAAAAACCACgaaaacaatgtcattttttatttcaaaaagttAAGCGCACATGTCCAAAAATGATACGGAATTGACTTAGACATGTACAATGAGTGTGTTCCTtaatatcaaatcaaaatcgGGATCtgaaattaaaatgacatctctCACGAACTTAACGTCGATTTTATTGTTGTTTCTCTACTGTGAGCTTTAATTCATCTTGATTTGGCTTCCTACGATTATGAATCCCTAAATGGTGAATTCAACATAATTGGTCGCACCATTATCTAGCCACCATGAACCGGATGGCATTTTTGATAGGTCGGATTCACAAAACAAAGCCAAAGAGTCATTTTCTGCATGGACACACTTAGACAACTAAGTTTTGTATTTGTCGCAGTCTTGTTTTGTGTGACCTTTTGTTCTTACAAAAGAAGTTGTTGTCACTAGTCACCATCCTTCTTAAAAGATGCTATCTTTGGGCCCAAACTATCACAATGATTGGTGGTTTTATGAGTTCATTTATAAGTATGATTTCTAGGCCTTATTTATATAAACTAAatggaaattttcaattaagggcctgaagtaccattattttctcaaataagagtatgaattgtatcttatttcaaataagggcgtgCAGTACTCAAATCACCTCAAAGAAGGGTTTGATCGAaatgcatttttgtcttttttttattttcctttcattttcttttttttttatttttcttctttttttcctctcccctctcccAGCCATCGCCGACCTCAAGCTCCCTCGCCCTTGTCTGTGCTGGGCGGGCGACGCCTCCGATGGCaagggaaagagaggaaaaagggaaaggaaaaacgaaaaggaaaagaaaagagaaaactataaaaaaaaaaaatgatagaaaggaaaaaaaaatccataaaagttTATGGATGAAAATgcacttctttgaaataataagagtactttagatccttatttgaaattttctctaactTAAATAAGGAATCAccatcaaaattgaaaaattttacctaGCCAATTAAATCTACGGTTTTCTACTACCGCCATTCAATTGACTAAAACAACTATTTATCAGTTACATGTATATGGATTTTGTACATGAG
The sequence above is drawn from the Rhodamnia argentea isolate NSW1041297 chromosome 9, ASM2092103v1, whole genome shotgun sequence genome and encodes:
- the LOC115740830 gene encoding nuclear pore complex protein NUP98A isoform X2, with amino-acid sequence MFGGTSPFGQSSSSPFGSQSVFGQASNPTNPFAPKPFGSPNPFGTQTGSSMFGGTSTGVFGASQPSSNFSTATAFGASSSPSFGTSTPTFGSSSSAFGGSSPFGQKPTFSGFGSTPQTSPFGSTSQPSQPAFGSNAFGSSPAFGASSQSAFGSTSTPPFGSASTPPFGATASAFGQASTPAFGATSTPAFGSTTTTFGSTGTAFGSSTAPGFGTGGAFGTSSTPLFGPSSNPAFGASNTPLFGASSTTAFGASNTPAFGAPSTPAFGASSTPAFGASSTPAFGASSTPAFGSSSSPSFSFGTSSAFGQSTSAFGGNPFGTTSPPFGSQIGAQATTPFGIGQSTFGGQRGGSRVSPYTPTTEAESSGAQSAGKLESISAMPVYVDKSHEELRWEDYQAGDKGGPNPAGQSAGPIGFGAPSSTPSPAFSQSSPFPSNTTSNPFASKPFSGTGFGSSGTPSNSLFGSSTASTAPSLFGSTTTPAFGASSSPSIFSTSGPSAFSSSPAFFSSPTMGSTPFGSGFTSQSSPLYSSTTPSFGQAGSAFGQSTSTFGQTTPLFGQTPSPFGQTTTPSLGQTNMFSTPASGFGGSMFPSTSLHPSTTPAGFSQITPSFSTPFQPSQPAQTTGPFSFGNLGQTQTAGTSGFGSQNIFGQSNLGNLSANLTPAVMQPVPVTNPFGTLPAMPQVSIGRTGTSSSIQYGISSMPVVEKPASVRISSLLTSRHLSQRRIRLPVRKYHPKSDAPKVPFFSEDEETPSTPKADALFIPRENPRALVIRPSEQWPSRTRTEKPSPLKDTSGPRQENGGPDENGRVKDQTDHIRGSHKSNGVHDDHSVQKGDSSMTLNGHRAGEAAIAYEHGADIEALMPKLRHSDYYTEPRIQELAAKERAEPGFCRRVKDFVVGRHGYGSIKFMGETDVRRLDLEAIVQFNNREVIVYLDDNKKPPIGQGLNKPAEVTLLNIKCSDKKTGQQWTEGPKTEKYKELLKKKAEDQGAEFVSYDPVKGVWKFKVSHFSKYKLEDEFDDWNVSAASET
- the LOC115740830 gene encoding nuclear pore complex protein NUP98A isoform X1; this translates as MFGGTSPFGQSSSSPFGSQSVFGQASNPTNPFAPKPFGSPNPFGTQTGSSMFGGTSTGVFGASQPSSNFSTATAFGASSSPSFGTSTPTFGSSSSAFGGSSPFGQKPTFSGFGSTPQTSPFGSTSQPSQPAFGSNAFGSSPAFGASSQSAFGSTSTPPFGSASTPPFGATASAFGQASTPAFGATSTPAFGSTTTTFGSTGTAFGSSTAPGFGTGGAFGTSSTPLFGPSSNPAFGASNTPLFGASSTTAFGASNTPAFGAPSTPAFGASSTPAFGASSTPAFGASSTPAFGSSSSPSFSFGTSSAFGQSTSAFGGNPFGTTSPPFGSQIGAQATTPFGIGQSTFGGQRGGSRVSPYTPTTEAESSGAQSAGKLESISAMPVYVDKSHEELRWEDYQAGDKGGPNPAGQSAGPIGFGAPSSTPSPAFSQSSPFPSNTTSNPFASKPFSGTGFGSSGTPSNSLFGSSTASTAPSLFGSTTTPAFGASSSPSIFSTSGPSAFSSSPAFFSSPTMGSTPFGSGFTSQSSPLYSSTTPSFGQAGSAFGQSTSTFGQTTPLFGQTPSPFGQTTTPSLGQTNMFSTPASGFGGSMFPSTSLHPSTTPAGFSQITPSFSTPFQPSQPAQTTGPFSFGNLGQTQTAGTSGFGSQNIFGQSNLGNLSANLTPAVMQPVPVTNPFGTLPAMPQVSIGRTGTSSSIQYGISSMPVVEKPASVRISSLLTSRHLSQRRIRLPVRKYHPKSDAPKVPFFSEDEETPSTPKADALFIPRENPRALVIRPSEQWPSRTRTEKPSPLKDTSGPRQENATGGPDENGRVKDQTDHIRGSHKSNGVHDDHSVQKGDSSMTLNGHRAGEAAIAYEHGADIEALMPKLRHSDYYTEPRIQELAAKERAEPGFCRRVKDFVVGRHGYGSIKFMGETDVRRLDLEAIVQFNNREVIVYLDDNKKPPIGQGLNKPAEVTLLNIKCSDKKTGQQWTEGPKTEKYKELLKKKAEDQGAEFVSYDPVKGVWKFKVSHFSKYKLEDEFDDWNVSAASET